The DNA sequence acgaTTTAGCCAAaacaacatccatagtcattcgagtcaatcaaataatacataaggcagatacaatcaccaaatactcAATATCTCACattagtatccatatgtaataattccaatacataaaacatagtttttggaaagcgcccctacctcaaaacgcaattccataatccaaatgtctcacagagtcctttccgcctcaacccgaactgacggcaaccaaaacctcagctcccagtcacgttcgcaataaccatagcaacactaatcgcaacatacaataatcaggactcgaccccacattatcaaaactcatattcattaaccgaacacaacagaatactaacgcgaggcttttcgaaacataatttcttaccggaatAACAACATGAAGCAGTTCTGATTTCGAACCGGCAGCAGCAACAGCTCCGGCGgtggccagaagctccggtggattAACTATAGAAACCACGCAGCATTAAAACCTTCTCGAAAtccaaaaaggcagaaacctcaattaaaacccttaccggaagAGTTCTCCGGCGACGGCAGCGAGATTTTTCCGACGACAGAGGCTCGGCCCGAAGCTCCAGCGGTGGTCCGGGAAGTCATAGAACCACTCCCGGCGGTCAGAAACACAGAGGCGCAGCTCCATTCTCCGGCAGCGACACCTGCGGCAGTCTGAACCCTCTTTTGACTGTGGTTCAGCTTGCCATCACCAGCAACGGCGAGCTTGGATGGTGGCAATGGTGACGGCCGTTCCGACGGAGGCGGTGGTGTCCACGACGACGGCATAGCGGCGGCGCTGGTTCTCCCCAGCTCATCGAGGTTCAGGCCCGGTCTCTCCTCTCGTTTGGGCTCGACGGCGACACGGGCTTCAGGGAATGGCGATGGCGCGGTTACAGTGACGGCGGCAGCAGATCGGCTTGGACGAGCTTGTGGCAGGCGCGACGCCCTTCTCCTCGCGGTCGAGCTCCTTCGCGCGCGCCCCTCTCTCCCAGTGTCGTTCACTCACGGCGGACTAGGGAAGCAGAAACGGAGCTCCATCGTGCTTCTCGTTCGGAGATGGCAAGGGCGACGACGCGGTGACCCTGACGGCGACTGGGCGCAGCTCGCGGCTCCATGGGTGACAGCGAGGCCCGCCGGTGCTAGCCCGTGCCTCTCTTCCTCCCCTGCTTCCCTCTGCGTTCCCCTCCGAtctcttctttctttgttttctgtttctttgTTTATGGAGAAGGGGGAAACCATGGGTGTTGCGTTCTATTGGGGAAAGGGGAGAAGATCTGCTGCTGCTGTGTATGGAGATAAGGGAACCGGGTCATGGTAACGGGTTACTGGGTTAGGGTTtccttattttgaaaattagggttaggggtaaattggtaatttcacataaaattgagaataatataatgattgaaacccaaattaaatccaacactaattatatatagaaaatactatttgctcatcaatttcacaaattattttcaataaaatgccccaatctaaaaattagaaataatatacttaattccttcatttttcaaaatagcagtaataatatttaaaatattaattatttaatccaaatcatataaaaatccttattattttacaactatcaactttataatttggaTATAGAAAGCAatccaataattgtgaaattggataataatcataacgtATCTCAAATCTCATAAATCAAAACTTGtcttaattacctttaataaaataatttctgaaattaaggttataaataactatatgatttaagacttgatcataataagacttctcaaaagttctgggtcttacacaaCACGTACACAAACACGACAACTCAACAAAATATTTGTCCATTGTAACTCACGCTCATAAAGCACAAGGTTGAGTAATATACTCAGGTCACATTAAATAACATTTTATTGTATGTCATATAGTTTCAATATATGAAGCACGAATTTTCTTATGGTGCCGGCCTATCCGTATCGGACGCGAATCCGACGCCGACACGCGGTGGATACTTTAAACAGCATATCGGCAGCATGTCTTCTTGCGATGTAGAATTTTGGTGGAGCCGTCACGAATCTAAATGAGTCGGACCCGATTTAGATGTTAATAAGACCAATTTTTCTGCTGGACTGCAAatcttcaattgattttgtgattttatagCCTGATTAATCAatttttcctttctaattttaaaatattttaaaattaaaacaaatcaaaatttaataattgagTGAGGTTTCGTATTTATCTTTAGATGAACCAAACATAGAAGCGGTGGTGTTTGCGGATGATGGACTTAGAGGAGAAGAAATTGATACATTTTCTGTTAGCGAGATGgcaagaataaattaaaattttttattttttttaataattgcataattttaaaacttttttatgcaactatatttactcttatatttacaatataatatttattaatttaatatattatttaaatttaaattcacaaCATATCCTAAACGTGTCGtatccaattttttataaaagaaacgTATCGGCGTATCCGTGTCGCGTCGTGTCCGTGTTGTATCGGTGCTTCCTAGGTTTCAAGTGTTCCTAAAACTAAAATGTTAGTTtatcaatattaaaaaatttatctaaCCAAATGTACACCTTTTTCATCTATGATGCCAAATTAAAGAGTGATATTTTAACTttgaaatcatcatcatcatcatcttcaaaaTATAAACGAAGTTAATTTGACATCCATTCTCAATCCAACCTTTTAACTTGAGTATTTCAAGTCGCTTAGCATTTTCTGTTGTCATCAAAATTTCTCTTTTCATAATAACAAATTATTAGCAGTCACCACCAAATTGCATTAGTTAATTATTACTAGAATATATTTATTTCAGTGTTAGTAACGTTCTCCAACAAGTAGTTAATCGAAAATATAATTTATGGTACAACTTAGATAATTTgacatatttgactaaattttcatctaacatctctcagctatcaacttcacgtgaagtcgactgcacttgagttttcaccataatttattatccaaaattATAGCTATAATTTGATCagaaaattttgtcaaaaattctTTAACAATTGGGGTTACAGTCGTCAAACCGAAAAAAGTAGGAATATACTTATAAAATTTACTACGATACTCACGTAAGCAATTATTTAAGatgtataataattttattaatatccaatattaaaaataagagtaTAAAAACCGAAGCTATGAGATTAACTTGTAGAAATTCATGAATTTCTCTTTGTTGGGAGTTGAAAAGTACTTTTTATGGTCATTAGATTGATGAATAATACTAATGTTATGATTATTTGATCATTAAATCAGCAATTATGTTTAATAAAATTATGGATTACAAATTAAGAATGAGTGATAATTAGGAGCGAGCTACCTATAAAGAAAAGGGGGCAATCGCCccctctaattttaatttttaacttgtaaattatatgtaaattttagtttagtcctctttaaaattttaatttaatcttattttattgtgtaaatatttttgacCCCTCTAATATTTTATCTCACTCCGCGCTGGTGATAATTAAGATTGAGTTACATTCATCTGAAACAATTAAGCCAATTTATAATTCTTGTTGAGCAACTGATGAGTGTAATTTACATTCCCGGACAAAAAGCAAAAGATGTCAAACAAACACGAGAGGGGAatatgcaaataataataataatagcttattaagtattaattttattgctttatttGCTTGGGGTTTGATCCTGATTCCTTTCATTAGCAGCTCTGCAATATGCTCATTGCTCACCGCTCTAACTTTTCACCAAAGCATTTAACAATAAAAATGAATTATTACATTATGTATATACTTCCGTCGTTCTCTACCTTTTTAATATATGGATAAATAAGTTGAAGTGACTAAAACAATGCAAGTGATTGAAAAGGAAGGAAAAAAGCAAGAGGTGACAGAGAATGGTCCATGCATGTGTCATAGCTGAGAATGTGAAAATGGAACACCTAGAGACTAGAGTGGCAATTGACAGTGCATCACAATTCACAAATGAAAGTGGTATAGTAATAATATTTGAGAGTGAGTGCAAAGTGCAATAACCCATTATTGTTAGCTTCTTTATTATTGTGGCAAAAAGAAGAGAACAATGGAAGAGGTTGTAGTTATAATGACGCCTATTTCTAGTTTATTTATAAGTGGCCCTGCCTGCGCAGCATTTCAACTTCTGCATGTCATTACGCTCGCACATGCAAATTCATCTATATAACATTATTCCATCTGATTTTATAGTAGATACGTTTATTACTCCCAGTTCTTGCCAAACCTTTGTTACATGTGGGCAATTAATGAAGCAATGCATGAATGATTCTGAGACATTCTTGCATTTGgaatatttgattgaaaaattaaaagttcTAGTTTGGAGATGCCGATAGATTCATCCAAAGGCTTCCATAGATATCTCTCCAAACGAAGAGCTTAACTTGTTCTAATCACTTCAACAAATGATAACTACAGTTTGCGGAAGATTTTAAGTTATTGGGTGGCAATTGGTTGGTTCAAGGGACATTTGTCAAAATAAGATAACAAAAGCCGGCTTAAGATGATGTTAAACCAAACtaaaaagtcaccaaaaaaaaaaaaaccaaactaATAACGCCAAATATTACTTTTCCATTCAAGAGAAATATCCTTGATCAGTTGATGTATACATAAGTGGGATTTAAAGTGCCATTTGTTTAAGTAAACAAATAATCTAACTTGATAGAGAATCAttaaagaatcattagaatcattttagatcagttagtatcgtttatatttatatatcatatatgtatattaattataggattctatgcttttattactttgattcttttagcacctatatataccccttgtaCATTGTACTTTTGATCAGACTTAATAATACACAAAACACTTTCTTTAGTttggtctcttgtttctaacatggtatcagagccaggttattttttttcagaaataattGGTTTCTAGtccttttattttgtttcctCCGGCAGTACTTTGTGCTCACTTTTTGACTTCTTCCCGACGCTTTGGTTTGTCACCGCCGCCACCGTAGCCTTCTCCTCGTTGCGACTTTCCAACGCCACCAGAATCACCACCGTACGCCGCCGGACGCGCCGCCACGCGCCGATCAAAGTTGGCTGTCCGGTTGAAGCAGCCCTCCCTCCAGACGCCTCCAGCGTCGTTGGATCAGCGCCTAGATCAACGACTCCAGACGTGCCACGTGTCACCAAGCAGCCAGACGGATCCCGCTCGCCCACGTGCCCGACCCAAACCGCCCTTCAACCCGCGCATTCGCCCGCCCAATCAGCGCCTCCCTGTCTCCAATCACGCAGCGCCATGTGTCCCTTTGCACTGACGTGGCACACAGTGGGACCCTCCCTAaagttttttggtgagctctttccgattctGCCCTCCATTTTCTCGTTTTCGGCTCCCAAGTTACAGTTTTTCTCTCCTCTCCGTGATCTCTATATCTGCTATTATGGAAAAGTCAGCTGTTTTTGCTACCACACACAGAAAGGATATATTCTGTCGAAATTGTAACAGTTTTGGGCACCTTTTCTCCGTCTGTCCCtctgttgaatgtcgcacatgccaccagaaaggtcatattagctaccattgttcacaACTTTTCTGCCATTATTGCAAGTTCTCTGGACATTTGATTACTACTTGTCCTACTCGCCCACCACGTCCTAAGCTTGCTTTTGCTGTTGATGCTACTCTTGAATCTACCACCTCTGCACCTCTCAACCCGTCTCCTGTCTCTTTATCTGATATTGTATCTCTTCTTCGGCGTCTTCTCTCCCtttctggtaatacccctgcTGCTCTTTCGACTCCTTCAGGTgattctaaatggtattttgacacgggatgctttaatcacatgtctccatTGAGTAATCTCTTCTCGTCTCTGTCTTCCACTACAAATGCACCTTCTGTCAACACTGCTAATGGTTCCCTTTTGcacgcaacacacaagggttctatctCCCAGTCGactcttaatcttcctgatacttattttattcccaacttaaacTTTAATCTTgtttctgttggtcaacttgttgatttgggttttgatgtcactttttctatctctggttgtcgtgtacaggatcgTCAGACGGGACAAGTCATCAGGACTGGACGTAAGGTTGGAAGGTTGTTTGAAgtcgagaatcttcatattcctcctgtaccaaatctctgtgctgcttcttctccatctacccttcacttatggcatcaacgtcttgTCCACAGCTCCTTAGGAAAATTGCGTCCTTTTGTGTCTCAAGGTATTTTGGGTCAGGTTCCTaatgaatcttttgattgcatttcttgtcaaactgcCAAACAGCCTGCTTTATTTTTTCACAATAAttcttctcttgcttgctctccttttgatctaattcactctgatgtttggggtcccgctcccaccgcttctatgggaggagctcgatactttgttgtcttcattgatgattattcacactttacttgggtttatttgatagccaatcgccatgagttacctcagatttatattaactttgccactatgattaacactcagttttccaaggtcattaaggtttttcgccgtgataatgctatggaataccgtgattccaaactcttaacctttcttgcagaacagggtACCATGTCTGAGTTTTCTTGCCCTGGTATGTCTCAACAAAATGGCCGAgctgaacgcaaacaccgtcacattcttgactctgttcgtgcaatgcttctttcttcttcgtgtcctgagcgtacATGGGGTGAAGCTAttcttactgctgttcatgtcatcaatagactcccttcttctgttcttggtaatgttactccatttgagcgtctttatcgtacctccccagattatagttctcttcgagtttttggttgtgtctgttttgttcttcttcagcctcatgaacatagcaaacttgaacctcgggctcgtatgtgttgtttccttggttatggcactgaacacaagggttatcgttgttgggatcctctctctaaacgtattcgtatatctcgtcatgttgtcttctgggagcatcaTATGTTTTCTcgtttctcctcctttgagtctattcctcctactcagtcaccttttttctctaaccccaatgttgatctttttcctagtgatgattctacgGGTTCTGTCTCGATTCACCCTCCACAGCCTCCTGTTcttccgccttctccatctcccgatgattctGGACCGGACGATGCTCCTACTCCTACCGTCATGCTTCCTCCTTCCACTCGCTGTTCAAGGGTGagaaatccacctcctcatcttattgattatcattgtttatctactattcttcatcaacatgaacctaagtctttcaaagaagcctccacaaatccaaattggcaacaagcaatgcaggaagaaatacaggcacttgaaaaagcacacacttgggactTGGTTGATTCTCCTTCTAATCAGGAAGTTGTGGGAagcagatgggtatacaagatcaaaactcgctctgatggttctattgaccgttataaggcacgattggttgctcagggttgtacgcaagagtatggtattgactatgaagagacttttgctcctgttgctcgtctcacatctgttcgagctcttcttgccattgctgcggtcaaaaaatggtctctcagtcagatggatgtgaagaatgcttTTCTTAATGGAGATTTGAAACAGAAGGTCTATATGAAACCCCCTCCAGGTTATCCTTGTCCTTCTGGCAAAGTTTGTCTTCTTCGCAAGGCACTCTATgggcttaagcaagctcctcgtgaatggtttgacaagttcagcactaccacaTGCAGTCTTGGTTTCACTTGCAGTCctcatgagaatgctctctttattcgtaaaggtgaatgtggagttgttcttctacttctgtatgttgatgacatgatcattactggagatgatgcTGATGGTATCTCTTATCTCAAGGCGTCCCTTCAGCgtacttttgagatgaaagatcttggttctctcagctattttcttggtctagaAGTCATATCCACTGATGATGGtatctatctctctcaagctaaatatgcttcagatcttcttgctcgagcCGGAATTACAGATTGAGTCTACTcttcttgagcctaatgttcgatttactcctatggatgacactattttggataatcctactctCTATCGACAGCTAGTTGGAGGACTCGTCTACTtaactgtcacccgaccagacatcgcctatccagTTCATGTACTTAACCAGTTCTTGttagctcctcgtactactcactatgcggcagttcttcgcattcttcgctacatcaaaggcacttaGCCAGTTGTCCCCCactgatgttttttgtgacaACCGCAGTGTTATTCAGATTGCACATAATGATgtctttcatgaacgcaccaaatatattgagattgattgtcactttgttcggcaacgtatccttattgatgctgttcgtctcattgctattggaacactggatcagactgttgatatcttcacgaaagctcatcacccgactcgtttccagactttgttatccaaactcaagatggtatccttagctcccacttgagtttgaggggggatgttagagaatcattagagaatcattagaatcattttagatcagttagtatcgtttatatttatatatcatatctgtatattaattgtaggattctatgcttttattactttgattcttctggcacctatatataccccttgtaCATTGTACTTTTGATCAGACTGAATAATACACAAAACACTTTCTTTAGTttggtctcttgtttctaacataacTATTCAACCAATTTAAATTGGTtatattacatttttatttacAAGTTTAATGTCCgaataaatttttttgagtaaTTATTCATAtcggtttttagaatttttaaaattgaacactttagtcttttaaattttgaaatacaatCTTTAATGTTAGTCTCCGTTAGATAATGTAATCTTtggccaatttttttttattagtgaCTAACATTGACTATTAAATAACACGTTAACTCGCATATATGACCATTAATtgtccaaagatgaaaactgGACAATTTAGTCCCTAGATAGGAGTTTTAAAAAGACAATATAATctttaaagaattttaaaaatctcaaaataattcttgaaatatttcaaaaatagaaaaacttTAAAGCACACTATTATCCTCTAAGATGCCACTAACCTCATCAACACCACAAAGGCACAAACCATGATCATTTCCAACCAAAATTTTCATCAACGCAAATATGCAAATACCTGGTATCTGTGGATTGATCCAACTTAGAAAAAAATAGAatctttgtgtatttttttggaGTTTCCAAACCAGATCACTTTGGGTTTGTAGTATTTTTGTACCTCCGTAAATGCTTTTATCACTCTATGAGCCAGTGACAATGTAATCAACGGTGTCTTATGGGGTGCAAAGGTTTAAGGGGTTGGAGGCGAATTGGGTGGTGGCCCCTTTGGATGAAGAGGATAGAAAATTCACAAAATATTGAGGAGGGTTCGCAGATCTGATTTTGCCTTTTGGATTATTGAGAGGAATACTTTTCTTTGTGGCTCATCTATATCATTCTTGGATCGCGCTAGCTTAGAGCTCCAATTGGGCTTTCAAGAGGACATTCTCGCGGAGGGTGGCGAGCTCGGCAAGGAAGTCGAAGACCCAATCTTGGGACTGGATGGAGGATTGTGGTGGCAATTTAAGATGGGATAGAGGTGGCAATGGATGGAGTAGGAGTGGATTTTTGCTCTACCGGATCCCGTCCCTTCCTACAATAATTCGCATAAAATTCGCCCCACTCCTACCTTTAGGTAATAAAAATTTGAATCCTAACCCGTTTTGGTGGATCTAACCCGTTTTGGTGGATACTcgctcctataattattaaaatccaacaaataaaattaaattttaaaattatataatt is a window from the Arachis hypogaea cultivar Tifrunner chromosome 17, arahy.Tifrunner.gnm2.J5K5, whole genome shotgun sequence genome containing:
- the LOC112767295 gene encoding uncharacterized protein, with the translated sequence MPSSWTPPPPSERPSPLPPSKLAVAGDGKLNHSQKRVQTAAGVAAGEWSCASVFLTAGSGSMTSRTTAGASGRASVVGKISLPSPENSSVNPPELLATAGAVAAAGSKSELLHVVIPCCYGYCERDWELRFWLPSVRVEAERTL